A single genomic interval of Megalobrama amblycephala isolate DHTTF-2021 linkage group LG15, ASM1881202v1, whole genome shotgun sequence harbors:
- the zgc:172090 gene encoding LOW QUALITY PROTEIN: GTPase IMAP family member 3 (The sequence of the model RefSeq protein was modified relative to this genomic sequence to represent the inferred CDS: substituted 1 base at 1 genomic stop codon), whose translation MMEQNTVLLLIGKTGAGKSTTGNTIFNETVFESEMRSSSVTRFCQKHTGSVSNKKVTVIDTPDFIFSTHTDFDSDSELKKALELCSPGAHVILLFLPLSTFTEKEMDFISWFEQKFGAEALRFTLVIFTHADQRHMRTLGEMIRANPQLSGFINRCGQRYHEFNIKDXSNRRQVTELMEKIDRLVTENRNSRYTLEMMEETERRREEEERRAEEERKEREHQMTLDRVRRETEMRVRKECEEQERARILEKQEKAWKELKLLIVKQIKLKYICVIMVFAVVTGGVSAWKENFTWMDNHEGFQYWRISSSWRSFHWDSLEIDVEESVYPFIFS comes from the exons ATGATGGAGCAG AACACAGTGCTGTTGTTGATCGGTAAAACCGGAGCAGGAAAAAGCACCACAGGAAACACCATCTTTAATGAAACTGTGTTTGAGTCAGAAATGAGATCTTCATCAGTGACCAGATTCTGTCAGAAACACACTGGATCTGTTAGTAACAAGAAAGTGACAGTGATCGATACTCCAGACTTCATCTTCTCCACTCACACTGACTTTGATTCAGACTCGGAGCTGAAGAAAGCTCTTGAATTATGTTCACCAGGAGCTCATGTGATCCTGCTTTTTCTGCCTTTAAGCACTTTCACTGAGAAGGAGATGGATTTCATTAGCTGGTTTGAGCAGAAGTTTGGAGCAGAAGCTCTCAGATTTACTCTAGTGATCTTCACTCATGCAGATCAGAGACACATGAGAACACTAGGAGAAATGATCAGGGCAAATCCTCAATTATCTGGTTTTATTAATCGATGTGGTCAGAGATATCATGAGTTTAACATTAAAGATTGATCAAACAGACGGCAGGTGACTGAACTCATGGAGAAGATCGACAGACTGGTGACTGAGAACAGAAACTCCCGTTACACACTAGAAATGATGGAGGAGACtgagaggagaagagaggaggaggagaggagggcagaggaggagaggaaagagagagaacatCAAATGACATTAGACAGAGTCagaagagagacagagatgCGTGTAAGGAAAGAATGTGAGGAGCAGGAAAGAGCCAGGATACTGGAGAAACAGGAGAAAGCTTGGAAGGAGCTCAAACTTCTGATTGTTAAACAGATAAAGCtgaaatatatatgtgtgattATGGTTTTTGCTGTAGTGACGGGAGGTGTTTCAGCGTGGAAGGAAAACTTCACATGGATGGACAATCATGAGGGGTTTCAATACTGGAGGATCAGCAGCAGCTGGAGGAGTTTTCACTGGGATTCTCTGGAGATTGATGTTGAAGAGTCAGTTTATCCGTTCATCTTCTCTTGA